From Theileria annulata chromosome 1, complete sequence, *** SEQUENCING IN PROGRESS ***, one genomic window encodes:
- a CDS encoding replication factor C subunit, putative (Tap821d03.p1c.C.cand.51 - score = 60.96) — protein sequence MLWIDKHCPKNLNDFTSHKDLSELLLKLVNKSHGELPHFLFYGPSGAGKKSRILATLRSVFGNKVDKIKTDVLSYKDTSEVVVCQSEVHIQIPCQELGTRDRYIVQDIIRSLSSAPSASNFFSKGPSYRAFLFEDADTLTQEAQAALRRTMETYIKNARMFLHVRQLSRIMPPLRSRCLCIRVRSHTNDEIVQILRKICNSEDITPSQASDQMLRNIAESSKRNLRRSILTLETIAMGGFTLQTKNFMMPWEKNITQVVQSVVSSQTPSTLSAVRPQIYELLVCCIPGDLILENIVDQLVPKVKPSLVPSVFHLAAHFSHTMKLGSKDIWHIEAFLAQIMSLIAKTRTSKN from the exons atgCTGTGGATAGATAAGCATTGCCCAAAGAACCTGAATGATTTCACATCACACAAGGATCTTAGTGAGCTCCTATTGAAGTTAGTCAACAAATCGCATGGTGAATTACCGcattttttattctatGGGCCTTCAGGAGCTGGAAAAAAATCCAGAATTCTAGCTACTCTCCGCTCAGTGTTTGGAAATAAGGTAGATAAG ATTAAAACCGACGTCTTGTCATACAAGGACACTAGCGAGGTTGTAGTATGCCAAAGTGAAGTCCATATTCAAA tACCATGTCAAGAATTAGGAACAAGAGATAGATACATAGTACAGGATATTATAAGAAGCTTATCTTCAGCACCTTCTGCCTCAAACTTTTTTTCAAAAGGACCTTCTTATAGAG CTTTCCTTTTTGAGGATGCCGACACACTAACCCAAGAGGCCCAGGCGGCCCTTCGTAGAACCATGGAAACATATATCAAAAATGCAAGGATGTTTTTACACGTCAGACAACTATCAAGA ATAATGCCTCCCCTAAGAAGCCGTTGTTTATGCATAAGGGTTAGAAGTCACACAAATGATGAG ATTGTTCAAATTTTGAGGAAAATCTGCAACTCAGAAGACATCACGCCTTCTCAAGCTAGTGACCAGATGCTTAGAAACATTGCTGAATCAAGCAAACGGAATTTGAGAAGGTCCATATTGACACTGGAAACCATAGCGATGGGTGGATTCACCCTGCAAACTAAGAACTTCATGATGCCCTGGGAAAAGAATATAACGCAAGTAGTACAATCAGTTGTCTCATCGCAAACTCCTTCAAC GCTCTCTGCTGTAAGACCTCAAATATACGAACTTTTGGTGTGTTGCATCCCTGGCGATCTCATTTTAGAG AACATTGTTGACCAGCTTGTACCTAAGGTGAAGCCATCTTTGGTTCCCAGTGTTTTCCATCTTGCAGCTCACTTTTCTCACACAATGAAGCTTGGCTCAA